Proteins encoded in a region of the Leguminivora glycinivorella isolate SPB_JAAS2020 chromosome 23, LegGlyc_1.1, whole genome shotgun sequence genome:
- the LOC125238238 gene encoding uncharacterized protein LOC125238238 has product MECRGTIVLFLSVVAVASADFGAGMKLLGRMYDTCEKSQEIVKCFKIQAAKLVDRAARMDSLPIIDGISLVSRPEAQRAFPSSLPEGDLNSLESDQVDKYLQLATSKLIQTHRVIISPTSVGADMGRSMNEARSKLKKMIGPIIAGVAIKGGFLAIAFQAIALIAGKALLIGKIALLLSAIIGLKKLVSGGEAHEKTTYEIVKHPQVSHSQTYSSSHYGNDFDTTGPGGHYRRSVEDEAAAQDRAYRAYAKKQ; this is encoded by the coding sequence ATGGAGTGCCGCGGGACTATAGTCCTGTTTTTGAGTGTCGTCGCCGTGGCCTCGGCTGATTTCGGAGCGGGGATGAAGCTGCTCGGAAGGATGTATGACACCTGTGAGAAGTCCCAGGAGATTGTCAAGTGCTTCAAGATTCAGGCGGCCAAGTTGGTAGACCGGGCCGCGAGGATGGACTCCCTTCCCATAATCGACGGGATCAGCCTCGTCAGCAGGCCGGAAGCTCAAAGGGCTTTCCCTTCGTCTCTCCCTGAAGGCGACTTGAACTCTCTCGAGTCGGATCAAGTGGATAAGTATCTTCAGTTAGCTACTTCTAAGTTGATACAGACACACCGAGTGATCATCTCGCCGACCAGCGTTGGAGCCGACATGGGACGTTCGATGAACGAGGCTAGGAGCAAGCTTAAGAAGATGATCGGACCTATCATAGCTGGCGTCGCAATTAAGGGAGGATTCTTGGCCATCGCATTCCAGGCCATCGCTTTAATCGCGGGCAAGGCACTGCTGATTGGTAAGATTGCGCTACTGCTGTCAGCGATCATCGGTTTGAAGAAGCTGGTTTCAGGTGGAGAGGCCCATGAGAAGACTACGTACGAGATCGTGAAGCATCCCCAGGTCAGCCACAGTCAGACTTACTCGTCGTCCCACTACGGAAATGACTTCGATACCACCGGTCCCGGAGGCCACTACAGAAGGAGCGTGGAAGATGAAGCCGCGGCCCAGGATAGGGCATACAGAGCTTACGCCAAGAAACAATAA